A window from Sphingobacterium hotanense encodes these proteins:
- a CDS encoding aconitate hydratase, translating into MAFDIDMIKKVYSQYDERINAARQVVNKPLTLAEKILYAHLWDGTATEAYERGKSYVDFAPDRVAMQDATAQMALLQFMQAGRPKAAVPSTVHCDHLIQARDGADQDLTRAKQESSEVFNFLSSVSNKYGIGFWKPGAGIIHQVVLENYAFPGGMMIGTDSHTVNAGGLGMVAIGVGGADACDVMAGLPWELKFPKLIGVKLTGKLSGWAAPKDVILKVAGILTVKGGTGAIVEYFGEGAESLSCTGKGTICNMGAEIGATTSTFGYDASMERYLRATDREEVADAANAIKHHLTADAEVYANPEQYFDQLIEINLSELEPSLNGPFTPDLYTPISRMREEAGKNGWPTKVEWGLIGSCTNSSYEDLSRAASIAKQAIEKGLVTKAEFGINPGSEQVRFTADRDGLLKTFEDLNATIFTNACGPCIGMWDRAGADKQEKNTIVHSFNRNFAKRADGNPNTFAFVTSPEMVAAIAISGDLGFNPVTDTLTNKNGEQVKLDPPTGDELPEKGFAVDDPGYQAPAEDGSSVTVDVSPTSDRLQLLEPFAAWEGTDLKGLKLLIKAKGKCTTDHISMAGPWLKYRGHLDNISNNMLIGAVNYFNDKTDNVKNQLTGEYGAVPATQRAYKAANIGSIVVGDENYGEGSSREHAAMEPRHLGVRAVLVKSFARIHETNLKKQGMLGLTFANKEDYDKIQEDDIIDINGLTEFAPNKPLTLVLHHADGTSEEILANHTYNEQQIGWFKAGGALNIIRANQAK; encoded by the coding sequence ATGGCTTTTGATATAGACATGATCAAAAAAGTTTATTCACAGTATGATGAGCGTATTAATGCAGCTCGTCAGGTCGTGAATAAGCCTTTGACATTAGCAGAGAAAATTTTGTATGCGCACCTTTGGGATGGTACCGCTACGGAAGCTTACGAGAGAGGTAAGTCTTATGTTGATTTCGCACCGGATCGCGTTGCGATGCAGGATGCTACGGCACAGATGGCTTTATTGCAATTTATGCAAGCAGGTCGTCCGAAGGCTGCAGTTCCATCAACAGTTCACTGTGACCACTTGATTCAAGCTCGTGATGGTGCAGACCAGGATTTAACACGTGCGAAGCAAGAAAGTTCAGAAGTGTTCAACTTCTTAAGTTCTGTATCTAATAAATATGGTATTGGTTTCTGGAAACCAGGAGCAGGTATTATTCACCAAGTAGTGTTGGAGAACTATGCTTTCCCAGGTGGTATGATGATCGGTACGGACTCACACACAGTAAACGCAGGTGGCTTAGGAATGGTTGCTATCGGTGTTGGTGGTGCTGATGCTTGTGATGTAATGGCAGGTTTACCATGGGAGCTTAAATTCCCTAAATTAATCGGTGTTAAATTAACAGGTAAATTATCAGGATGGGCAGCTCCTAAAGATGTAATCTTGAAAGTTGCTGGTATCTTAACTGTAAAAGGTGGTACTGGTGCTATCGTTGAATACTTCGGCGAAGGTGCTGAATCATTATCATGTACTGGTAAAGGTACAATCTGTAACATGGGTGCTGAAATTGGTGCAACGACATCAACTTTCGGATATGATGCTTCTATGGAGCGTTACTTACGTGCGACAGACCGTGAAGAAGTTGCTGATGCAGCAAATGCTATCAAACACCATTTAACAGCTGATGCGGAAGTATATGCTAACCCTGAGCAATACTTCGATCAATTAATTGAAATTAACCTTTCTGAGTTAGAGCCATCGTTGAATGGTCCTTTCACTCCAGATTTATATACTCCAATCTCTCGTATGCGTGAGGAAGCTGGTAAAAACGGCTGGCCTACAAAAGTAGAGTGGGGATTAATCGGGTCTTGTACTAACTCTTCTTACGAAGACCTTTCGCGTGCTGCTTCTATTGCGAAACAAGCGATCGAAAAAGGATTAGTAACGAAAGCAGAATTTGGTATCAACCCAGGTTCTGAGCAAGTACGCTTCACTGCAGATCGCGATGGTTTATTGAAAACTTTCGAAGATCTAAACGCAACGATCTTTACTAATGCATGTGGTCCATGTATCGGTATGTGGGATCGTGCTGGTGCAGACAAGCAAGAGAAAAACACGATTGTACACTCGTTCAACCGTAACTTCGCAAAACGCGCTGACGGTAACCCGAATACATTTGCATTTGTAACTTCTCCTGAAATGGTAGCAGCTATCGCTATCTCAGGTGACTTAGGATTTAACCCGGTTACAGATACATTAACAAACAAAAACGGAGAGCAAGTAAAATTAGATCCTCCTACTGGTGATGAATTACCAGAAAAAGGATTCGCAGTCGATGATCCAGGATATCAAGCTCCAGCTGAAGATGGTTCATCGGTTACTGTTGATGTTTCTCCAACTTCAGATCGTTTGCAGTTGTTAGAGCCATTCGCAGCATGGGAAGGTACGGATCTTAAAGGCTTGAAATTATTGATCAAAGCTAAAGGTAAATGTACAACTGACCACATTTCTATGGCAGGTCCTTGGTTGAAATACCGTGGTCACCTAGATAATATCTCTAACAACATGTTAATCGGTGCAGTAAACTACTTCAACGATAAAACAGATAACGTTAAGAACCAGTTAACAGGCGAGTATGGTGCAGTTCCTGCAACCCAACGTGCTTATAAGGCTGCTAATATCGGATCTATTGTTGTTGGTGATGAAAACTATGGTGAAGGTTCTTCTCGTGAGCACGCGGCAATGGAGCCTCGTCACTTAGGCGTTCGCGCGGTATTAGTGAAATCATTTGCTCGTATCCACGAAACGAACTTGAAGAAACAAGGTATGTTAGGATTAACATTCGCAAACAAAGAAGATTACGATAAAATCCAAGAAGATGATATCATTGATATCAATGGATTAACTGAGTTTGCTCCGAATAAACCATTAACGTTGGTATTGCACCATGCTGATGGTACATCGGAAGAAATCTTAGCAAACCATACTTACAACGAACAACAAATCGGTTGGTTTAAAGCTGGTGGTGCATTGAATATTATTCGTGCAAACCAAGCTAAATAA